Proteins encoded together in one Candidatus Sulfotelmatobacter sp. window:
- the yihA gene encoding ribosome biogenesis GTP-binding protein YihA/YsxC produces the protein MRILSRFLAAATDAAHFPAPTLPEVAFLGRSNVGKSSVINSLVGAKLARTSSTPGRTRSINFFEIRWPGKPHPELIFADLPGYGYAKISREISQEWPKFIEPYLNDRPTLSLCIVLVDANIPPQQSDRQLLDFLSASNREFLIVATKSDRLSNNQLRNALRTLTQEYPAARPLPYSAKTGAGRDELWKQIRQVAQQLAATEASC, from the coding sequence ATGAGGATTCTCTCCCGCTTCCTGGCGGCGGCCACCGATGCCGCGCACTTCCCTGCTCCCACCCTGCCGGAAGTCGCTTTCCTCGGCCGTTCCAACGTCGGCAAGTCCAGTGTCATCAATTCGCTCGTCGGCGCTAAGCTGGCCCGCACCAGTTCCACTCCGGGGCGCACGCGCAGCATTAATTTTTTTGAGATTCGCTGGCCCGGAAAGCCACATCCTGAACTGATCTTCGCCGATCTCCCCGGTTACGGCTACGCCAAGATTTCCCGCGAAATTTCTCAGGAGTGGCCGAAGTTTATAGAGCCCTATCTTAACGATCGGCCTACGCTCAGCCTGTGCATCGTGCTGGTGGATGCCAACATTCCTCCCCAGCAAAGCGATCGCCAACTACTGGATTTCCTCTCCGCCTCCAATCGCGAATTTCTGATCGTGGCCACCAAGAGCGACCGCCTCTCGAATAATCAACTGCGCAATGCCCTACGCACGTTAACCCAGGAATATCCCGCAGCCCGCCCGCTTCCCTACTCCGCCAAGACCGGCGCCGGACGCGACGAACTTTGGAAACAGATTCGGCAGGTCGCCCAGCAGTTAGCGGCTACGGAAGCGTCGTGCTGA
- a CDS encoding PilZ domain-containing protein translates to MKDKDLTDPILSGGVSMEAEVYPARPARAKHRHELRTLTYVTLDQANGGIVRNLNDEGIAVQAVAAVHPHRQMRVRFELRDPRLRLEARGEVAWATSSGQCGIRFVDLSPRMIRQINEWIFGNLLEDAALHTERSQSIFAGSASQQGDGLMVSASPLKVIELPTRESPPPTTHFKPDASEQAQVLPEELDWLSQPLSGRSLIWTVNTLVVLAALLLFALVFLTVTSEFPPWPLAMAAGAVVFVAGFYWGFFTLFGGSSPGKRLARLVTASEDEKGNGARFR, encoded by the coding sequence TTGAAAGATAAGGATCTGACCGACCCGATTCTTTCCGGCGGTGTGAGTATGGAGGCAGAAGTATATCCCGCGCGGCCAGCGCGGGCCAAGCATCGGCATGAACTCCGCACGCTGACCTACGTAACGCTCGATCAGGCCAATGGCGGCATCGTTCGCAATCTGAATGATGAAGGAATCGCCGTGCAGGCGGTGGCGGCGGTGCATCCGCATCGGCAAATGCGGGTGCGCTTCGAGCTGCGCGATCCGCGGCTGCGCCTGGAGGCGCGGGGTGAAGTTGCGTGGGCCACGTCGTCGGGACAATGCGGCATCCGCTTTGTGGATTTGTCTCCGCGGATGATCCGTCAGATCAATGAATGGATTTTTGGAAACCTGCTGGAGGACGCCGCGCTCCACACCGAACGGTCGCAATCCATTTTTGCCGGCTCCGCCTCCCAGCAAGGCGATGGCCTGATGGTGTCGGCGTCCCCGCTGAAAGTCATCGAGTTGCCCACACGCGAATCGCCGCCGCCGACTACGCACTTCAAACCGGACGCCAGTGAACAGGCTCAAGTTCTGCCGGAGGAACTGGATTGGCTTTCGCAGCCGCTCTCCGGCCGCAGCCTGATCTGGACGGTAAACACACTGGTGGTGCTGGCGGCCCTGTTGCTATTCGCGCTGGTTTTTCTCACGGTCACCAGCGAGTTTCCACCTTGGCCGCTGGCGATGGCGGCCGGAGCCGTCGTATTTGTGGCCGGGTTTTATTGGGGATTCTTCACCTTGTTCGGAGGATCGAGCCCCGGCAAACGATTGGCGCGGTTGGTGACCGCCTCAGAAGATGAAAAAGGAAACGGTGCGCGGTTTCGTTAA
- a CDS encoding SDR family oxidoreductase → MARLTGKVAVVTGGNSGIGLATAKRLQEEGARVAISGRSRKTLDEAVKTIGNGVLAVQADVSNLADVQTLFAEVSQKLGRIDVLFVNAGVAKFAPFAETSEGTYDEQFDINIKGAYFTIQKALPLLNDGASIILNTSVADQKGTEGASAYAATKAALRSLARTAAAELAGRGIRVNAVAPGPIVTPIFDKTGLPKEAIEAFAKDMIAKVPMKRFGQPEEVAGAVAFLASQDASYITGVEINVDGGLGQI, encoded by the coding sequence ATGGCCAGACTTACGGGCAAGGTAGCGGTAGTGACGGGCGGAAACAGCGGCATCGGACTGGCAACGGCCAAGCGTCTTCAGGAAGAAGGCGCCAGGGTAGCCATCTCTGGCCGAAGCCGCAAAACTCTGGATGAAGCGGTGAAAACAATCGGAAACGGCGTGCTCGCGGTGCAGGCAGATGTCTCCAACCTGGCCGACGTGCAGACCCTCTTCGCCGAGGTTTCGCAAAAGCTCGGCAGAATTGACGTGTTATTTGTGAACGCGGGAGTGGCAAAGTTCGCTCCTTTTGCCGAAACTTCTGAAGGCACATACGACGAGCAGTTCGACATCAACATCAAGGGAGCGTACTTCACCATTCAGAAAGCGCTGCCTCTGCTGAATGATGGCGCGTCCATCATTCTCAATACCAGCGTGGCCGATCAAAAAGGCACCGAGGGTGCGAGCGCCTATGCGGCCACCAAGGCGGCACTGCGCTCTCTGGCGCGGACGGCGGCGGCCGAGCTGGCCGGACGTGGCATTCGCGTCAATGCCGTGGCTCCCGGGCCGATCGTCACGCCCATCTTCGACAAAACCGGCCTTCCGAAAGAAGCGATCGAAGCATTCGCCAAGGACATGATTGCCAAGGTTCCCATGAAACGCTTTGGACAGCCCGAGGAAGTGGCAGGCGCTGTGGCGTTCCTGGCATCCCAGGACGCGTCGTACATCACCGGCGTCGAGATCAACGTCGACGGAGGCCTCGGTCAAATCTGA
- a CDS encoding metalloregulator ArsR/SmtB family transcription factor codes for MDRSDVEKISKALSDATRLRILEAISASPEMTCGQIVSMHGVTPATVSHHLKILSEAQLISCRRSGQFVYSEAIPETIAEYTLAVLKIGHGKIGRGKIGLDKKKALRR; via the coding sequence ATGGACCGTTCGGACGTTGAGAAAATATCGAAGGCCTTGTCCGATGCGACGCGGCTCAGGATACTGGAGGCCATTTCCGCGTCCCCAGAGATGACTTGCGGCCAGATCGTCTCGATGCACGGGGTAACTCCGGCAACGGTTTCGCATCACCTGAAGATTCTGAGCGAAGCCCAGTTGATTTCCTGCCGCCGGAGCGGGCAGTTCGTCTATAGCGAGGCTATCCCGGAAACGATCGCGGAGTATACGCTTGCCGTCTTGAAGATTGGTCATGGGAAGATCGGGCGTGGGAAGATCGGACTTGATAAGAAGAAAGCACTCCGCCGCTGA
- a CDS encoding PilZ domain-containing protein, whose protein sequence is MTLSSMVVSRDWQEVSVLECILGGLQMDVAVENEPQQALARLAKSKIDALIVDCDLNGSSQFLHELQSAETLKTVPLVIMGGARCNRNLDSSGALFAFEKPISVEQAVRTLSAARSMIVDGRLRYHRAGLEVPVSLNFKGQKPVDASLVNLSQGGMQIHTDDRVEAAKALHVSFDLPGARAGLKAKAEVAWQDKRGNMGIRFVKLAPQQQRTLQLWLAQQYFAN, encoded by the coding sequence ATGACACTTTCCTCGATGGTGGTTTCGCGCGACTGGCAGGAAGTCAGTGTTCTGGAATGCATCCTCGGCGGCCTACAGATGGACGTCGCTGTCGAAAACGAACCGCAGCAGGCTCTGGCCCGACTCGCCAAATCGAAGATCGACGCGCTCATCGTCGATTGCGATCTGAATGGAAGCTCCCAATTTCTACACGAACTGCAAAGTGCGGAGACTCTGAAGACTGTGCCGCTCGTCATCATGGGCGGCGCGCGCTGCAATCGGAACCTGGACTCGAGCGGCGCGCTGTTTGCCTTCGAGAAACCAATTTCGGTGGAGCAGGCCGTGCGCACGCTTTCCGCCGCACGCAGCATGATCGTCGATGGCCGCTTACGCTATCATCGCGCCGGACTCGAGGTCCCAGTGTCGCTGAATTTTAAAGGCCAGAAGCCGGTGGACGCCTCTCTGGTCAATCTGAGTCAGGGCGGAATGCAGATTCATACCGACGATCGCGTCGAGGCCGCGAAGGCTCTCCACGTCTCGTTTGATCTGCCGGGCGCCCGCGCCGGATTGAAAGCCAAAGCAGAGGTCGCGTGGCAGGACAAGCGCGGCAACATGGGCATCCGCTTCGTCAAACTGGCGCCGCAACAACAGCGCACGTTGCAGTTGTGGCTGGCGCAGCAATATTTTGCGAACTAG
- a CDS encoding PilZ domain-containing protein: protein MAEEIDGSVSYLKALKQSSGSGEATGAAPARERTSETKVTPRRFPGTEKRRSVRYKCEGGAGVREEGADVQTWARFTDISLHGYYIEAQSTYPVGAVLYLRLEANGVRVESKGMVRVSYPCLGMGIAFIDPSEETRQRLKEMLGGITRPTGPIGPGIASSPPAGGAIGALPEVHDPKAALRALIEFFENRQLLMRDDFLKILRTSRGPALKP, encoded by the coding sequence ATGGCTGAAGAAATCGATGGAAGCGTTTCGTATCTCAAAGCTCTGAAACAATCCTCCGGCTCCGGCGAAGCGACCGGGGCTGCGCCGGCCCGGGAACGCACTTCCGAGACCAAGGTGACGCCGCGACGGTTCCCAGGCACGGAGAAACGCCGCAGCGTGCGCTACAAGTGCGAGGGCGGCGCGGGAGTGCGCGAGGAGGGCGCCGATGTGCAAACTTGGGCCCGTTTCACCGACATCAGTCTGCACGGATATTACATCGAAGCGCAGTCCACCTATCCTGTTGGCGCAGTGCTTTACTTGCGGCTGGAAGCGAACGGCGTGCGCGTCGAAAGCAAAGGAATGGTGAGGGTGAGTTATCCGTGTCTTGGAATGGGGATCGCATTCATCGATCCCTCGGAAGAAACGCGTCAACGACTGAAGGAGATGCTCGGCGGCATAACTCGTCCTACCGGACCGATAGGCCCCGGAATCGCTTCTTCACCGCCCGCTGGCGGCGCAATCGGCGCTTTGCCCGAAGTTCACGATCCTAAAGCCGCGTTGCGCGCGCTCATCGAGTTCTTCGAAAACCGCCAGCTGTTGATGCGCGACGATTTCCTTAAAATCCTGCGTACCAGCCGGGGTCCGGCCCTGAAGCCGTAA
- a CDS encoding choice-of-anchor D domain-containing protein has product MAPTFTPASLSFGSQAVDTTSAAKSVTIKNTATGDVVLDFTNFAVNPPFAISANNCGATLGSGGKSCKVSITFTPTALGAVNGAFSVSDNAPGSPQTVPLSGTGIVQTTLTPSSLTFAKQKVGTTSAAKNVTLKNNLPTTLTGISYSAAAPFAVSTSTCGTTLATKASCTISVTFSPTTTGIATGTLSVNDSADNSPQTVSLTGTGD; this is encoded by the coding sequence GTGGCGCCCACGTTTACGCCGGCTTCACTGAGCTTCGGAAGTCAAGCGGTCGACACCACCTCTGCGGCGAAGTCAGTGACGATCAAAAACACCGCTACCGGCGACGTTGTTCTTGATTTCACCAATTTCGCGGTCAACCCGCCATTCGCGATTTCAGCCAACAACTGCGGCGCTACGTTGGGTTCGGGAGGTAAGAGTTGCAAGGTCAGCATCACATTCACACCCACGGCTTTGGGAGCCGTAAATGGCGCGTTCAGCGTTTCCGACAACGCTCCAGGTAGTCCTCAGACAGTGCCGCTTTCTGGCACCGGCATCGTGCAGACGACTCTGACGCCCAGCAGCCTGACATTTGCAAAGCAAAAAGTCGGCACGACCAGCGCGGCCAAGAACGTGACGTTAAAAAACAACCTGCCCACAACGTTGACGGGGATTTCGTATTCGGCAGCGGCACCATTCGCTGTCTCCACTTCGACCTGTGGCACGACGCTGGCGACCAAAGCAAGCTGCACAATCAGCGTGACCTTCTCGCCGACGACAACCGGCATCGCAACCGGTACCCTGAGCGTGAACGACAGCGCTGACAATAGCCCGCAGACAGTAAGCCTCACGGGCACCGGGGACTAG
- a CDS encoding choice-of-anchor tandem repeat GloVer-containing protein codes for MKRLGLVRTAGMLLAFSLAIAAALPAQTLQTVVSFNSSGGYHPYLPPSLAPDGTLYGTTYWGGTNDYGTVFKLTPSGTLTTLADFCIQGPPNCEHDGFVIVGSDGNVYGTDPGGGDSNGGTFFEITSAGVVSVLYNFCSLANCADGSGPGVVLQGSNGNFYGVTAAGGTGQHSSGTVFQITPSGVLTTIYNFCSLTNCADGSGPLTLVEGSDGNFYGATGQGATNSDGTVFQITPSGTLTTLYRFCSLANCVDGQYPAGLIQATNGNLYGTTNSGGTQNRGTVFQLTPSGTLKTLHNFCSSANCADGNGYGSYLIQGRDGNFYGTTQTGGALTRNYCPDGCGTLFQLTPGGVLSTLFHFCTQSACTDGNEPVGIVQASDGSFYGTTYWGGD; via the coding sequence ATGAAAAGGCTAGGTCTAGTTCGGACTGCGGGGATGCTGCTTGCTTTTTCCCTGGCCATAGCAGCTGCCTTGCCTGCTCAAACGCTGCAAACTGTGGTTTCATTCAACAGTTCCGGGGGCTATCACCCCTATCTCCCGCCATCACTGGCACCAGACGGTACCCTATACGGCACGACGTATTGGGGCGGAACCAACGATTATGGCACGGTGTTTAAGCTTACGCCATCCGGTACCCTTACGACGCTCGCCGATTTCTGCATTCAGGGGCCGCCCAATTGCGAACACGACGGGTTCGTGATCGTAGGCAGCGATGGGAACGTCTATGGCACGGACCCAGGAGGCGGGGACTCAAACGGTGGAACGTTCTTCGAAATCACGTCCGCAGGTGTCGTGAGCGTCCTTTATAACTTCTGCTCTCTGGCTAACTGCGCCGACGGCTCCGGCCCAGGAGTGGTGCTGCAGGGCAGCAACGGCAACTTCTATGGGGTGACCGCAGCAGGAGGCACCGGCCAGCACTCCTCGGGCACTGTCTTCCAAATCACGCCCTCAGGCGTCCTGACCACGATTTACAACTTCTGCTCTCTTACTAACTGTGCTGACGGCAGTGGCCCACTTACGTTGGTGGAGGGCAGCGACGGAAACTTCTACGGTGCGACCGGCCAAGGCGCCACAAATTCCGATGGTACAGTTTTCCAAATCACGCCCTCAGGCACCCTAACCACTCTTTATAGGTTCTGCTCTCTTGCTAACTGCGTCGATGGCCAATATCCCGCGGGGTTGATACAGGCGACGAACGGCAACCTGTACGGCACAACGAACTCGGGCGGTACCCAGAATCGCGGTACGGTCTTTCAGCTCACGCCATCCGGCACTCTTAAGACGCTCCACAATTTCTGTTCTAGTGCCAACTGCGCCGACGGTAACGGCTATGGTTCTTATCTGATACAGGGCCGCGATGGCAACTTCTATGGAACGACCCAGACGGGCGGAGCCCTAACGAGAAACTATTGTCCTGACGGCTGCGGAACATTGTTCCAACTCACGCCCGGCGGTGTGTTGAGCACGCTTTTCCATTTTTGCACGCAGAGCGCCTGCACGGACGGCAATGAGCCGGTGGGCATCGTGCAAGCCAGCGACGGCTCATTTTATGGGACAACGTATTGGGGGGGGGACTAA
- a CDS encoding 2'-deoxycytidine 5'-triphosphate deaminase: MSSPNQSQITFENGPELPTESGQARTTGILPSQEISGLIAAGNVIATPAINPEHVQPASLDLRLGNMAHRVRASFLPGPNSTVEAKIKELRMTRVDLTGAPVFEKDCVYIVPLVEELNLPENISGKANPKSTTGRLDIFTRLITDYGTEFDSVPPGYKGKLYAEVVSRTFTVAVRAGMRLSQLRFVKGSPVAGDRTIRELDHEEPLVYMNEENPAKVRLHRGLRITVNLEAAEAGEIIAYKAKRYAPVIELDRINHYSTEEFWEVRHQNSSKNLILEPGDFYILASRERVRVPPEFAAEMVPFDPSDGEFRIHYAGFFDPGFGYGSSDIKGTRAVLEVRAHEVPFLMEHGQLVGRLNYMPLLKRPDKIYGTNIGSSYQQQALTLSKQFRR; encoded by the coding sequence ATGTCCAGCCCCAATCAAAGTCAGATTACGTTTGAAAATGGCCCCGAACTGCCCACGGAATCGGGCCAAGCCCGGACCACAGGGATCCTTCCTTCGCAGGAAATCAGCGGCCTGATCGCTGCGGGTAACGTGATCGCCACTCCGGCAATCAACCCGGAGCACGTCCAGCCGGCAAGTCTGGATTTGCGGCTCGGAAACATGGCGCACCGCGTCCGCGCGAGCTTTCTTCCCGGACCGAATAGCACGGTCGAGGCCAAGATCAAAGAACTGCGCATGACGCGAGTTGACCTCACAGGCGCGCCGGTTTTCGAAAAGGATTGCGTTTATATCGTTCCTCTCGTCGAAGAGCTGAATCTGCCTGAAAACATTTCGGGCAAGGCCAATCCCAAGAGCACCACCGGCCGCCTCGACATTTTCACGCGCCTCATCACCGACTACGGCACTGAATTTGACTCCGTGCCGCCGGGATATAAAGGAAAGCTGTACGCCGAAGTGGTGTCGCGCACATTCACCGTTGCGGTTCGAGCCGGGATGCGACTGAGCCAGTTGCGATTTGTGAAAGGCAGTCCGGTCGCCGGCGACCGTACCATCAGAGAACTGGACCACGAAGAACCGCTGGTCTACATGAATGAAGAAAATCCGGCCAAAGTGCGGCTGCACCGCGGCCTGAGAATCACGGTCAATCTGGAAGCCGCAGAAGCTGGCGAAATCATTGCCTACAAGGCGAAGCGGTATGCTCCCGTGATTGAACTGGACCGCATTAACCACTATTCGACGGAAGAGTTTTGGGAAGTGCGACATCAGAACAGCAGCAAAAATCTGATTCTCGAGCCCGGCGACTTCTACATTCTCGCTTCCCGCGAAAGAGTACGAGTTCCGCCGGAATTCGCGGCCGAGATGGTTCCCTTCGATCCGTCCGATGGCGAATTTCGCATTCACTATGCCGGATTCTTCGATCCCGGCTTCGGCTACGGTTCCAGTGACATCAAGGGAACCCGCGCTGTGCTTGAGGTTCGGGCTCACGAAGTTCCCTTCCTCATGGAGCATGGCCAGCTGGTCGGACGGCTGAACTACATGCCCCTGCTGAAACGGCCAGACAAAATCTATGGCACGAATATCGGATCGTCGTATCAACAGCAGGCGCTCACGCTAAGCAAACAATTCCGCCGTTAG
- a CDS encoding SDR family oxidoreductase: MSSMALYLITGIGGFIGSSLARELLSRGELVRGVDNFSTGKRDNLTDILDRIDFREADITDLNAMHAACAGVDFVLHQAAIPSVPKSVLDPLGSNQANVDGTVNVLIAARDAKVKRVIYAASSSAYGDTPTLPKHEAMKPDPISPYAVAKLASEHYLISFYRCYGLETVALRYFNIFGPRQDPSSPYSGVLAKFIAVMLRGEQPMIFGDGEQSRDFTYIDNAVEANLLACKAPAAQAAGQVFNVATGRRCTLNETFKLLQPLTSYSGQPLYGPERGGDIKHSLADISKAEAALGYKPKVDFEEGLRRTVEWYRRRD, translated from the coding sequence ATGAGCTCCATGGCTCTCTACCTCATCACTGGCATCGGCGGCTTCATCGGATCGTCTCTGGCGCGCGAGCTCCTTTCGCGCGGCGAACTAGTGCGCGGCGTCGATAATTTTTCTACGGGCAAGCGGGACAATCTCACTGACATTCTGGATCGCATCGACTTCCGCGAAGCCGATATCACCGACTTGAACGCCATGCATGCCGCCTGCGCCGGCGTGGACTTCGTGCTGCACCAGGCCGCGATCCCTTCGGTACCCAAATCGGTTCTCGATCCGCTCGGCAGCAACCAGGCCAACGTCGATGGCACCGTCAACGTGCTCATCGCTGCGCGCGATGCCAAGGTCAAGCGCGTGATCTATGCCGCGTCATCCTCGGCCTATGGCGATACTCCAACGCTTCCCAAGCATGAAGCAATGAAGCCCGATCCGATTTCTCCCTACGCCGTGGCCAAGCTGGCCAGCGAACACTACCTGATTTCTTTTTACCGATGTTATGGCCTCGAGACCGTCGCCCTGCGCTACTTCAACATCTTCGGCCCGCGGCAGGATCCCTCGTCGCCCTATTCCGGCGTGTTGGCGAAATTCATCGCCGTAATGCTGCGCGGCGAGCAACCCATGATTTTCGGTGACGGCGAGCAAAGCCGCGACTTCACTTACATTGACAACGCCGTCGAAGCAAATCTGCTGGCCTGCAAAGCACCCGCAGCGCAAGCCGCCGGACAAGTCTTCAACGTCGCCACCGGCCGCCGCTGCACGCTCAATGAAACCTTCAAGCTCTTGCAGCCTCTGACCTCGTATTCCGGACAGCCCCTGTACGGTCCCGAGCGCGGCGGCGACATCAAACACTCGCTGGCTGACATCTCCAAAGCCGAAGCCGCTCTCGGCTACAAACCCAAAGTAGATTTCGAAGAAGGCCTGCGGCGTACAGTGGAGTGGTATCGGCGAAGAGATTAG